The nucleotide sequence GACCGGTTCGTGTGGACCGACGGCCCCCGCCCGCCGCCACAGCGCACGAACTGACGGAACCCGCGACCGGGGCGGGCGGCGCGCCGGAACGGTGTCGAACGGTGGCGGGACCCGGCGTCCCGGTCCCCGGCCGGGTTCGCGTCGCCGCGGCGGTTGGGGAATCCCATGCACTAATGCATAACAACAGTACCGTTGTTATTGAAATCGCGGTCGCTCGACCGTGGAGAGCACGGCGGTGTCGCGGCTTACACGCCACACGGTGGATCCGCTCTCGGCGATCATCGGGTTCGTCGGTCCGGGTGAACGCGCTGGATTCGGAACCCGGTTTTCGGTCACGACGTCTACGTGCGTCGGGTTTTCGTCCATCAACCGGATCGAACTCGACGGCTAGGAGATCAGCATTCCGACGCCCGATCCGAGTACCTACAACAGCCCGGAGTCCGCCGCGGATCGGTGACCGTGGTAGTGTTCAGATAAGCTGGTGAAACCGGGGATACCTCGAAAGCCCCGCCTCGCTGGAGTCGGGGGCCTCGCTGCGCGCGCTCCCTGCGGTCGCGTGCTTGCGTCGGCCGCCTTCCTCCAGCAGCGAGGGAGCGAAGCTCCCTCGGGCAATCGGGCGGCTTCGCCGCCCGATTACGAGGCGCCCCTTTCAATCCCGCCCGACGGCGGCCGGTCGGTCAGCCGATGCGGGTGGGACTGAAAGGGGCCGGCGTCTCGGCGCGCCCGGACGATGCAAGCACCGCAACGCAGTGAGGAGCGCAGCGAGTCCCGGGAGCCGAGACGTCGGGGGCTTTCGAGGTGTCCCTAATCCGATTGCGCTAATCTGAACAGTGCCGTGACCGTCGGCCGAGGATTTATGCGCGTCCGACGTGACGCCACGCGCATGTCTGTCATGGACTCGTTTCGACTCGACGGCGAAACGGCGCTCGTGACCGGTGCCGGACGTGGCCTCGGTCGGCGGATGGCGACGGGTCTCGCGGAGGCCGGTGCCGACGTCGCCATCGCCGACGTCGACGCCGATACCGGTACCGAGACAGCGGCGACCATCGCCGAGAACACCGGTGCGGAGACGACGTTCGTCCGGGCGGACGTCACCAGCGAGGACGACGTCGAGGCGATGGTCGATCACGTCGAGTCGGAACTCGGCCCGGTCGACATCCTCGTCAACAACGCCGGCATCGTCGAGAACGAGCCGGCGGAGGAGATGACCCTCGACCAGTGGGAGCGGGTCGTCGACGTGAACTTGACCGGCGTATTTTGCTGTGCTAAACACGTCGGCGCACGGCTGCTCGAACGGGATGCGGCGGGATCGATCATCAATATCGCCTCGATGTCGGGGCACATCGCCAATCACCCCCAGCCACAGGCGGGGTACAACGCCTCGAAATCCGGCGTCGCCGGCCTCACCCGATCGTTGGCCTCGGAGTGGGCGGCGGACGACATTCGGGTCAACGCCATCGCGCCCGGATACATGCGAACGGACATGGTCGACAGCACGCTCGCCGAGGATCCGGAGATGGAGGAGACGTGGCTGGCGGACACGCCGATGGGTCGGCTCGGTCGGCCGGCGGAACTCAAACCCGTCGCGGTGTTTCTCGCGTCGGACGCCTCCTCCTACATGACCGGCGAAGTCGTCTTCGTCGACGGCGGGTTCACCGTTCGGTAATCAGTCGCCGACGGTGACCATCCCCTTGACGAGCGAGGGATCGTCCGTCCGCTCGAAGGCCGCGGTCAACTCCGAGAGCGGCATCTCGAAGTCGATGATTCCTTCGACGTCGACGTCGCCGCTCGCCAGGAGGTCGATGGCTGCGGGGTAGGTGTTCCGGAAGCGAAAGGAGCCGTGGACGTCGAGTTCGTCGTTGATGATGTCGTGGGTGTCGAGCGGGATCTCCCCCTCGCCGGCGAGGCCGACGAGGGCGATGGAGCCGCCGCGGCGAACGACCTCGGTGGTCGACCGGATGGCGGTATCGGCGCCCGACGCTTCGATGACCACGTCGACACCGTCTGCGCTGGTGAGTTCGGCCACCCGCTCGACCAGGTCCTCCTGGGACGGATCGACGGTGGCGTCGGCACCGCGTGCCCTGGCCCGCTCGAGTTTCTCCGGAACGACGTCGCTGAGGATGATCTCCGAGGCGCCGGCGACGCGGGCGGCCTCCATGGCGAGCATTCCGATCGGTCCACCGCCCGTGATGAGGACGGTGTCGCCGACGTCGACGTTTCCGCGGCGGGCAGCGTGGAGGCCGACGCTCAGGGGTTCACAGAGTGCGCCCGCCCGCGTCGACACGTTCTCGGGGAGTGGATAGGCGAACTCGGCCGGCCAGGCGACGTACTCGGTGAACGCGCCGTCGATCGGTGGCGTCGCCATGAATCGCACGTCGGGACAGAGGTTGTACTCCCCCCGCCGGCAGGCATCACAGTCGAGGCAGGGGACCCCGGGTTCGAGCGCGACCCGATCCCCGACGGCCACGTCCTCGACGTCCGCCCCGACGGCGACTACCTCGCCCGCGCTCTCGTGGCCGAGGACGAGGGGGTTCTCGACGACGAAGTCACCGATTCGCCCGTGACGGTAGTAGTGGACGTCGGACCCGCAGATACCGACCCGTCCCACGGCCACGAGTACGTCGGTGGGTCCGGGCTCCGGACGGGGGCGTTCCTCGAACTCGAACGTCTCCGGTTCGGTCAGTACGGCGCTTTGCATACCGGGACCCACGCGAATGACCCACTAAAGCGTTACCCGACGACAATCCCTATTACGGAGGCCCTCACAGAGGGGAGCACCGATGAGTCAGGAAACGAGCCTCGACGAGGCGACCCGCGACGCCGTGGCGGCCTGTCGGCGCGAACTCCCGGCGTCGGTGCGGCCGCCCCGAACGGTCCTCGGATTCGACGGCTTCGTCGACAACGTCCGGCGGGTGATCGACGAGCGCACCACCGCCGAATCGTTCGAACCGATGACGGAACTCGGCGCGTTCGGCGAGCGTATCGCGGCGTCGGCCGACGATCGGAGTTCCATCACCGTCGAGTGGACGCGCGAGGGCACCCGAACCGGCGGCCTCACCTGTCACCTGGCCCGCGCGTTCATCGGACTCGGGGCCAGTCCCGTGATGATCGGGGCGTACGGGAATCCGGAACTCGACGTGTTCGCCGACGAGTTCGCGACGGCGACCCGCCACTCGTTCGGCGCCCCGAACTACACCGAGGCCGTCGAGTTCGACGACGGCAAACTCCTCGTCACGGAGACGGGGGCGACGCGGACGCTGGACTGGGAGACGCTCACCGACGCGGTCGGTGTCGAGACGCTCGCCGACGCCCTCGACGGCGCCGACGCGCTCGGCATCGGCTACTGGGTGGTCATCCCCGAACTCCCGTCGGTACTGACCGGACTCAGGGAGTCGGTGTGGCCGACGCTCGCGGACCCGCCGGAGACGGTGCTGTTGGACCCCGGCGACGTTCGCCAACTCTCCGACGACATCCTCGCCGAGGGCATCGATCCGATACGGGCGTTCGCGGACGTCGCGCCGGTGACCTTGAGTGCGAACCGCGCGGAGATGGGGCGGCTGGCGGCGGCGGTCGGCACGGAGTCGTCGTCGCTGTCGGCGGCCGCCACGGCGGTCCGGGACGGCCTCGGCCTGCGTCGTGCCGTCGCCCACGGCGACGACGTCTCGGTCGCCGCCGGCCCCGACGGGATAGCGTCGGTCGCCGTCCCCACCGTCGACGACCCGGCGATGACGACCAGTGCGGGCGATCACTTCAACGTCGGCCTGTTGCTCGGCCTCGCGGTCGGCCTCTCGGATCCGGCGGCCGTCTGTCTGGGCAACGTCGTCGCCGGTCACTTCGTCCGGAACGGTGCGCCGCCGGACGAGGCGGCCCTCCGGGCGTTCCTCGACGGCTACCTCGACGCCTTCAGCGACCGGTGAATTTTACATCCCCGTCTCCGAGATAGGGACGAAGTCGCATGACTGAGACATACGACCTCCTCGATACGCAGTCGGGAAACGCCGTCGTCGTCGCCCTGGACCACGGCCTCAACATGGGCTCGGTCGATGGGTTCGAACGGCCCGAGTCGACGCTCCGGGCCGTCCTGGCGGGCGACCCGGACGGGGTCCTCGTCGGTCCGCACTTCGCCCGACGGTTCGCCGACACGCTCGAATCGTCGGACGTCGACGTCCTGCTCACCGCCGACGCGGCGCTGTTCTCGGCACGCCCCGGCGCCCGGACGGGCGAGGACATCTGGACGCCGGCCTTCTCGACGTCGTTCCTCCGGGAGTTCGACCCGAAGGGGATCAAGGTCGCCCTCGTGTTCGGCCGCGACGACCCACGGGTGTTCGAACGCAACGTCGCCCACGTCTGTGAACTGGCGGAGCAACTCCACGACACGGGTATCCCCCTCGTCGTCGAACCGGTGATGTGGGGCCGTCACGTCCCGGACGACCGGAGTACCGATCCGGAGCTGGTCGGGAACGCGAGCCGCCTCGCGTGGGAGTACGGCGCCGACGTGCTCAAGATACCGTACACCGGCGACCGGGAGACGTTCGAACCCATCGTCGACGCCTCACCCGTGCCGGTCACCGTCCTCGGTGGTCCCTCCTCGGGCCGTACCGAGTCGATGCTGGAAACGGTGTCCGAGGCCGTCGCGGCGGGCGCCCGTGGGCCCATCATCGGCCGGTCCATCTGGCAGACGCCCGACCCGGAGCGGGTCGTCGCCGCGCTCGGTGCCGTCGTCCATCGGAACGCCGATCCGGCGGACGCCTGGCAGGACGCCGCGGACGGCGTATAGCGAGCGTAACGACGGGTGAGACCCTTCCACGATATCGTCCGGGATACAGCCGTTCGAACGTCGCTCGATTCGTGTCTCCGTGGCGTCGGTGACCCCCTTGTTTTGCCCTACTAAACGATGGCGTCCAGCGCCCCCCACGGATCCCCCGTGGCGCCCCCGGAACCATCATTAACGTTCACACTAGATCGGGGACTGCGAGGATCGTTTAGAAGTACTAAACACCGGCGTCGCGGAGGCGCTGTGTCAGTCGTTCCGCGGCGCTGATGGCGAGGCCCGGGATGTCCTGTTGGAACGTCTTCCCGCGCATGTGTTCGTCGATGCCGAGGACGCCGACGGCGCCCCGGACGGTGCCCGACAGGACGATGGGGACGGCGATGCCCTGGACCCCGGCGTACAGTTCGCCCCGATCGTAGGCGAGCCCCTCGTCGCGCACGTGTTCGAGTTCCCGACGGAGGGGTTCGGTGTCGGTGATGGTGTGGTCCGTCCGCTCGACCGGATCGGCGATGTCGATGGCATCGGACGCGTCGAGGCCGTCGTGGTTGGCGAGAACCGCCTTCCCGGCCGCCGAACAGTGAAGCGGGAGGGTGTCGCCGGCGACACCGTCCGGTCCCGCGTACTTCTCACCCTGTTCGCTGTGGACGAGTACCGCCTGGTGTTCCTCGCGTGCCACCAGGTCGATTCGCTGCCCCGTGGCCTCGGCGAGTTCCACGAGGGCATCCCTCGGGACGGTCGCGAGTCTCGTCCGCTCCGTCGCCCGCCGGGCCGGGTACAGAAACCGGAGGCCGACGTGGTAGATATCCCCGTCCTTGGTGACGTACCCGCTCTCACGGAGGGTCGCGAGGTGGTTGTGGACGGTTCCCTTCGTGAACGGCGTGGCCGCCGCCAGCTCCGTCACCGACGCCCCATCGCGGGCTACGAGCATCTCGACGATGTGCAGGGTCGTCCGTGTCGTCTTGACCGGGTTGCGGGCGTTGACGTCCATGCCACCCTCTCCGTGCTTCTCTCACTAATCGTTTAGCATCGGTAAACCCGCTACCACTCGGCGACGCTGCCGTCCTCGTGGTGCCAGAGCGGCGTCTGCCAGCGGATCTCCTTTTCGGACTGCTCTCGGACGTAGGACTCGTCGACGTCGATGCCGAGCCCCGGTTCGGTTGGCGGTTCGAGGTCGCCGTCCTCGTACTCGAAGACGGCTGGATCCTCGAGATACCGGAGGTGTTCGTTGCCCGCCGGTTCGTGGACGCCGATACTCTGCTCCTGGAGGACCGCGTTGGGGGTGCTGAAGTCGATCTGGAGACACGCGGCGAGTGATATCGGGCCGACGGGGCATTTCGGCATCACGTCCACGTCGTACGCCTCGGCCATGGCGGCTATCTTCTTCACCTCGGAGATGCCGCCTGCGTGGGAGATGTCGGGTTGGACGATGGCGACGGCGTCGTTGCCGAGGACGCGTTTGAAATCCCAGCGCGTGTACATCCGCTGGCCCGTCGCCATGGGAGCGCCGACCGCCGGCGACAGCCGTTCGAGCGATTCGTTCTGGTCGGGTAAGACGGGTTCCTCGAGGAACCGGACGCCGTACGGTTCGAGCACGCTCGCGAGGCTGGGGAGACGACCCTTGCTGATACGCCCCCGGCAGTCGACGGCGATGTCGGCCTCGTCGCCGACGGCATCGTCGACCGCCGCGACGCGGTCCTCCGCGATTTCGACGACTTCCTCGCTGTTCCGTGCGTGTGAGCGCGCGGTCATCGTCAGCTTGACCACGGAGTAGCCGTCGTCGACGGCGCGTTCGGCGTCCGCGGCCACCTCCGCCGGCTGGTCGCCGCCGACCCACTGGTAGAGGGGGATTCGGTCCCGCGCCCGGCCGCCGAGTAACTGGTAGACGGGAACCCCCAGTTGCTGGCCCTTGATGTCCCAGAGCGCCTGGTCGATGCCCGCGATGGCGCTCGAAAGGATGGGGCCACCGCGGTAGTGACCGCCACGATAACAGCGCTGCCAGTGGCGCTCGATCTCCATCGGGTCGTTGCCGAGGAGGAAGTCCTCGACCAGTTCGCTGACCGCCGCCCGAACCGTTCGGGTGCGCCCCTCGAGGGCTGGCTCTCCCCACCCCACCGTCCCGTCGCTGGTCGTCAGTTTCAGAAACAACCACCGCGGTGGTACGGAGAAGAGTTCGTAGCCGGTCACGTGCATACCCCTATCCTTCGAGAATAGGGACTTATACGTGTCGCCGGGGTTCGTGCGCGTCGGTTACTCCGTCGAAGGGGGCGTCGCCGCCATGCCCGCCTCCGCCGCCCGCCCCGCCGCCTGGAGCGCGTCGATCATGCTGTCCGCGTCCGCGATGCCCTCGCCCGCGATGTCGAACGCGGTGCCGTGCATGGTGCTCGTCCGAATGATCGGGAGGCCGATGGTCATGTTGACGCCCGCGACGCCGCCGCTCGGCAACACGCCGTGGATGTAGACGGGGATGTGCCCCTGGTCGTGGTACATCGCGACGACGCCGTCGAACCGACCGACTGCAGCTTGGTTGAAGATGTTGTCCGGTGCCCAGGGCCCCGATGCATCGATACCTGCCTCCTGGGCCTGCTCGACCGCCGGTTCGATCTCCTCCCCGTCCTCGGTGCCGAGGACGCCGTCCTCACCGGCGTGGGGGTTCAGCCCACAGACGGCGATCGAGGGGTCCTCGATACCCAAATCACGGAGGCCCTCGTCGGTCACCTCGATGGTTTCGAGGACACGCTCCGTCGAGATGGTGTCGATGGCCTCCTGGAGCGACATGTGGACGGTGACGTGGGTGACGTGCAGCCCGTCCTGAATGAGAAGCATCGAATACTCGTCGGTGTCCGTCCGGTCGGCGAGTAGGTTCGTATGCCCCGCGTAGTCGCTCCCGCCCAGTTCGAGTGCCTTCTTGTTTATCGGCGCGTTGCACATGGCGTCGATGTCGCCCGCAAGCGCGAGGTCGATACCGCGCTCGACGTACTCGAGGCTCGCCCGGCCGTAGTCGCCCCGGTGTTCACCGCGAGCCACCTCGTCGACGTTGTCGAAGTCGACGACGTCGAGGGTTCCGTCGGCGTAGTCGGCGTCGCCGACGGCGTCGACGTCCCGAATCGAGAGGTCGCTGTCGCAGGCCGCGACGGCGTTTCGCATCACGTCCACGTCTCCGAGGACGACCATCCGAACGTCGTCACACACCTGCGGGTAGGATTTGACGATTATCTCGCTCCCGATACCTGCCGGATCCCCCATAGTTACACCTACGATTGGTCGGGTCGCTTGCATCGAACGTCGGTTTCACCCACACTCAAATCAACTTTGTCATCGTGGGGGGACGGCGGTCGCGACGCTACGTGTTGACGACGCCGTCGCCGTCGCCGTGGGTCACCTGTCGTGCCTCGGCGGGGTCGGCAAGGTTGCGCGACTCGACCGTCATCCCCTCCTCGTCGAAGATGTACAGCGCCTCGCGCGGGAACCCGAAGTGAACGCTGGTCCCGGACTCGGGTTCGAACCCGGGTGAGACGCGCGCGGTCCACGTCCGGGAGCCCACGTCGAAATACAGGAGGTTATCGCTCCCGAGCGGTTCGACCACGTCGACGGTCGTCGTGTGGTGTTGGCCCTCGAACGCCGCTGCCTCGGCGCGCAGCACCACGTCCTCCGGCCGGACGCCGACGGTTACCCGGTCGCCCGCCTCGACCGGGTGGTCCGCGTTCGCGTCCGCCGTCGCGTCCAGGTCGTACGTGAAGGCATCGCCCGTGACGGACTCCAAGAGCGTCCGCCCGTCGCGACGGACGACTTCCGCCTCGACGGTGTTCATCGACGGGCTGCCGATGAAGCCGGCGACGAACAGGTTGGTGGGGTGGTTGTACACGTCGTTCGGTTCGCCGATCTGCTGGAGGGCGCCGTCGTTCATCACTGCGATGCGGTCGCCCATCGTCATCGCCTCCTCCTGATCGTGCGTGACGTAGATGGAGGTGACGCCCAGCTGCTCCTGGATCCGGGAGATCTCCGTCCGCATCTGCTTGCGAAGCTTCGCGTCGAGGTTCGAGAGCGGTTCGTCGAAC is from Haloplanus salinarum and encodes:
- a CDS encoding SDR family NAD(P)-dependent oxidoreductase; translation: MSVMDSFRLDGETALVTGAGRGLGRRMATGLAEAGADVAIADVDADTGTETAATIAENTGAETTFVRADVTSEDDVEAMVDHVESELGPVDILVNNAGIVENEPAEEMTLDQWERVVDVNLTGVFCCAKHVGARLLERDAAGSIINIASMSGHIANHPQPQAGYNASKSGVAGLTRSLASEWAADDIRVNAIAPGYMRTDMVDSTLAEDPEMEETWLADTPMGRLGRPAELKPVAVFLASDASSYMTGEVVFVDGGFTVR
- a CDS encoding NAD(P)-dependent alcohol dehydrogenase — translated: MQSAVLTEPETFEFEERPRPEPGPTDVLVAVGRVGICGSDVHYYRHGRIGDFVVENPLVLGHESAGEVVAVGADVEDVAVGDRVALEPGVPCLDCDACRRGEYNLCPDVRFMATPPIDGAFTEYVAWPAEFAYPLPENVSTRAGALCEPLSVGLHAARRGNVDVGDTVLITGGGPIGMLAMEAARVAGASEIILSDVVPEKLERARARGADATVDPSQEDLVERVAELTSADGVDVVIEASGADTAIRSTTEVVRRGGSIALVGLAGEGEIPLDTHDIINDELDVHGSFRFRNTYPAAIDLLASGDVDVEGIIDFEMPLSELTAAFERTDDPSLVKGMVTVGD
- a CDS encoding class I fructose-bisphosphate aldolase; the protein is MTETYDLLDTQSGNAVVVALDHGLNMGSVDGFERPESTLRAVLAGDPDGVLVGPHFARRFADTLESSDVDVLLTADAALFSARPGARTGEDIWTPAFSTSFLREFDPKGIKVALVFGRDDPRVFERNVAHVCELAEQLHDTGIPLVVEPVMWGRHVPDDRSTDPELVGNASRLAWEYGADVLKIPYTGDRETFEPIVDASPVPVTVLGGPSSGRTESMLETVSEAVAAGARGPIIGRSIWQTPDPERVVAALGAVVHRNADPADAWQDAADGV
- a CDS encoding IclR family transcriptional regulator, whose protein sequence is MDVNARNPVKTTRTTLHIVEMLVARDGASVTELAAATPFTKGTVHNHLATLRESGYVTKDGDIYHVGLRFLYPARRATERTRLATVPRDALVELAEATGQRIDLVAREEHQAVLVHSEQGEKYAGPDGVAGDTLPLHCSAAGKAVLANHDGLDASDAIDIADPVERTDHTITDTEPLRRELEHVRDEGLAYDRGELYAGVQGIAVPIVLSGTVRGAVGVLGIDEHMRGKTFQQDIPGLAISAAERLTQRLRDAGV
- the dgoD gene encoding galactonate dehydratase, whose protein sequence is MHVTGYELFSVPPRWLFLKLTTSDGTVGWGEPALEGRTRTVRAAVSELVEDFLLGNDPMEIERHWQRCYRGGHYRGGPILSSAIAGIDQALWDIKGQQLGVPVYQLLGGRARDRIPLYQWVGGDQPAEVAADAERAVDDGYSVVKLTMTARSHARNSEEVVEIAEDRVAAVDDAVGDEADIAVDCRGRISKGRLPSLASVLEPYGVRFLEEPVLPDQNESLERLSPAVGAPMATGQRMYTRWDFKRVLGNDAVAIVQPDISHAGGISEVKKIAAMAEAYDVDVMPKCPVGPISLAACLQIDFSTPNAVLQEQSIGVHEPAGNEHLRYLEDPAVFEYEDGDLEPPTEPGLGIDVDESYVREQSEKEIRWQTPLWHHEDGSVAEW
- the pdxA gene encoding 4-hydroxythreonine-4-phosphate dehydrogenase PdxA, whose protein sequence is MGDPAGIGSEIIVKSYPQVCDDVRMVVLGDVDVMRNAVAACDSDLSIRDVDAVGDADYADGTLDVVDFDNVDEVARGEHRGDYGRASLEYVERGIDLALAGDIDAMCNAPINKKALELGGSDYAGHTNLLADRTDTDEYSMLLIQDGLHVTHVTVHMSLQEAIDTISTERVLETIEVTDEGLRDLGIEDPSIAVCGLNPHAGEDGVLGTEDGEEIEPAVEQAQEAGIDASGPWAPDNIFNQAAVGRFDGVVAMYHDQGHIPVYIHGVLPSGGVAGVNMTIGLPIIRTSTMHGTAFDIAGEGIADADSMIDALQAAGRAAEAGMAATPPSTE
- a CDS encoding ABC transporter ATP-binding protein — its product is MAQIALNHVSKTFNNGSIVAVNDLSLEIEDEEFLVLVGPSGCGKSTTLRMIAGLEDPTDGDISIGTTRVNGLEPRERDIAMVFQNYALYPHMNVRENIGFGLRLSTDLSDADIEERVEDVADLLEIGELLEKKPKSLSGGQQQRVALGRAIVRDPEAFLFDEPLSNLDAKLRKQMRTEISRIQEQLGVTSIYVTHDQEEAMTMGDRIAVMNDGALQQIGEPNDVYNHPTNLFVAGFIGSPSMNTVEAEVVRRDGRTLLESVTGDAFTYDLDATADANADHPVEAGDRVTVGVRPEDVVLRAEAAAFEGQHHTTTVDVVEPLGSDNLLYFDVGSRTWTARVSPGFEPESGTSVHFGFPREALYIFDEEGMTVESRNLADPAEARQVTHGDGDGVVNT